The following are encoded in a window of Hemiscyllium ocellatum isolate sHemOce1 chromosome 46, sHemOce1.pat.X.cur, whole genome shotgun sequence genomic DNA:
- the LOC132836114 gene encoding zinc finger protein OZF-like isoform X1 → MRQYVHTGKRPLTCTVCGMGFTQSSSLLSQQQVHTDERPFPCTDCKKHFKSSCQLLQHWRLHTGERPFICPECGKGFGQSSSLIKHQQLHIGERPYICSKCGKGFTLSFNLLVHQRIHSNEIPVQCSDCQKSFKSSWALTQHWRSHNGERPFICSVYGKAFTRSFTLLIHLQIH, encoded by the coding sequence ATGCGCCAGTATGTACACACTGGGAAGAGACCACTCACCTGCACAGTGTGCGGCATGGGATTCACTCAGTCTTCCAGCCTGCTGTCCCagcagcaagtccacactgacgagAGGCCCTTCCCGTGCACTGACTGCAAGAAACACTTCAAGAGCTCCTGCCAGCTGTTGCAGCATTGGCggctccacactggggagaggccgttcatctGCCCAGAGTGTGGCAAGGGATTTGGTCAGTCTTCCAGCCTGATCAAACACCAGCAGCTGCACATTGGAGAGCGGCCTTACATCTGCTCCAAGTGCGGCAAGGGATTCACTTTATCATTCAACCTGCTCGTTCATCAGCGGATCCACTCTAACGAGATACCTGTTCAGTGCTCAGACTGTCAAAAGAGCTTCAAGAGTTCATGGGCACTGACCCAGCATTGGCGCAGTCACaatggggagaggccattcatctgctcAGTATATGGGAAGGCCTTCACTCGGTCATTCACCCTGCTAATACACCTGCAAATCCACTGA
- the LOC132836113 gene encoding zinc finger protein 551-like, producing MEEKNVTYKQNHTGEKPWKCGHCEESFHYPSELEIHRRSHTGERPFSCSICAKGFTQSSHLLTHQQVHTKDRPFKCSDCGKCYKSSSELMRHQRIHTDKRPFQCPDCEKCFKSSRELMSHQLVHTDNRPLKCLDCGRSYKSSRELMRHQRVHTDERPFRCSHCGTGFRHSSHLAVHQRTHTGERPFTCSECGKGFTRSSNLLTHQRVHTGKRPFKCPDCEKCYTSSSGLMSHQRAHTNKRPFKCPNCGKCFKSSGDLLYHQRVHTDERPFRCSHCGTGFRQSSQLTAHQRIHTGERPFICIVCGRRFTQSSNLLRHQRLHK from the coding sequence ATGGAAGAGAAAAATGTCACATACAAGCAGAATCACACTGGGgaaaaaccatggaagtgtgggcATTGTGAGGAGAGTTTCCATTATCCTTCTGAGTTGGAAATTCATCgacgcagtcacactggggagaggccattctcctgctccatatGTGcaaagggattcactcagtcatcccacctgctgacccaccaacaagttcacactaagGACAGACCTTTTAAATGCTCAGACTGTGGGAAGTGCTATAAAAGTTCCAGCGAACTGATGCGCCATCAACGCATTCACACCGACAAGAGACCCTTTCAATGCCCAGACTGTGAGAAGTGCTTTAAAAGTTCGAGAGAACTGATGTCCCatcaacttgtccacactgacaaCAGACCTCTTAAAtgcctggactgtgggagaagcTATAAAAGTTCCAGGGAACTGATGCGCCATCAACGTGTTCACACTGATGAGAGACctttcaggtgctctcactgcgGGACTGGGTTCAGGCACTCCTCTCACCTCGCTGTACACCAACGCACTCATACCGGGGAGAGACCGTTCACTTGCTCTGAATGTGGAAAGGGGTTCACTCGGTCATCCAACCTGCTTACACATCAGCGTGTTCACACTGGGAAGAGACCTTTCAAATGCCCAGACTGTGAGAAATGCTATACAAGTTCCAGTGGTCTGATGTCCCATCAACGTGCGCACACTAACAAGAGACCTTTTAAATGTCCAAACTGTGGGAAGTGTTTTAAAAGCTCTGGGGACCTTCTGTATCATCAACGTGTTCACACTGACGagagaccattcaggtgctctcactgtgggactgggttcAGGCAATCATCTCAACTCACTGCACACCAGCgaatccacactggggagaggccgttcatctGCATTGTGTGTGGGAGGAGATTTACTCAGTCATCCAACCTGCTAAGACACCAGCGACTCCACAAGTGA
- the LOC132836258 gene encoding zinc finger protein 239-like yields MEENNTIHQCSHTEEQLLKCGVREEGFSYQPELDTHQYTHTGERPLTCSICGKGFARLSQLMAHQRVHSGERPFKCPDCDKCYKSSGDLKSHYRVHTNERPFRCSQCGTGFRGSFQLTVHQRIHTGVRPFICSMCGKGFTQLSHVLRHERVHTGERPYKCPDCEKCYKSSGELMSHQRVHTDERPFRCSQCGTGFWLSSELNIHQRVHTGERPFICSECGKGFSQSTQLFTHQRVHTRERPFTCSECGKGFTQSSDLLIHQRIHTGEKPFNCSECGKRFTTSSHLLKHQRVHKKMP; encoded by the coding sequence ATGGAAGAAAATAACACTATTCACCAGTGCAGTCACACCGAGGAGCAACTGTTGAAGTGTGGTGTCAGAGAGGAGGGATTCAGTTACCAACCTGAGCTGGACACTCATCAATATactcacacaggggagaggccgttAACCTGCTCTATATGTGGGAAGGGATTTGCTCGATTATCTCAGCTGATGGCACACCAACGAgtgcacagtggggaaagaccttTTAAGTGCCCAGATTGTGACAAATGCTACAAAAGCTCTGGGGACCTGAAGTCTCATTATCGTGTTCATACCAATGAGAGACCTTTCAGGTGCTCTCAATGTGGGACTGGGTTCAGGGGATCATTCCAACTCACTGTGCATCAGCGAATTCATACAGGGGTGAggccattcatctgctccatGTGTGGGAAGGGGTTCACTCAGTTATCCCACGTATTAAGACATgagcgagttcacactggggagagaccttATAAATGTCCAGATTGTGAGAAGTGTTATAAAAGCTCCGGGGAACTGATGTCCCATCAACGTGTTCACACTGATGAGAGACCCTTCAggtgctctcagtgtgggactgggttcTGGCTGTCATCTGAACTCAATatacaccagcgagttcacactggagagaggccgTTCATCTGCTCTGAGTGTGGAAAAGGATTCAGTCAGTCAACCCAGCTATTcacacaccagcgagttcacactagGGAGAGACCATttacctgctctgagtgtggaaAGGGATTCACCCAATCATCTGACTTGCTGATTCATCAGCgaattcacactggagagaagccgTTCAATTGCTCTGAATGTGGGAAGAGATTTACTACATCATCCCacctgctgaaacaccagcgagTCCACAAGAAGATGCCGTGA